The region AGCAGTGCAATACGTCCATTTGTGTATGTCGGGGTAGAAAGATGATGGAACAATCCCCATTTCAACGGTTTAGCCCACTTTGAGCACGTATATTAGCAGTTTCCCCTGGGGCAACAAAAGACCGGACATCGGGACTTACTTCAAGCAGCTGAAGGAGCCTGGGATCGCAGCCCTCAAAGTCGGCGACCATAGCATCCTTGCTTACTTCTTGAGTTGAATGAGAATATGTCCATTCCTCATTCATCTGCCTTCCCCcgaggaagttgaagccGCCATTTGTCAGAGGATATGCTGCAAAGTACCGGCCCCGGTCTATAAATATTTTGCTATCGTCCGCATAGTCGCCCAGAATGCGTTGTGCTTCACCCGGCGGAACTAACCCTCGATACACATAGCGACCACTATATGTCAACTGGACCTGATCCGGGAACTTATCTTGCAGAACCGCCTTTCGAGTGATACCTTTGCCTCCATCACACCCAACAACCGCATCTACTTCCACGGAGTGtccatcttcaaagtcaacttTGACTCTTTGCCCAACGTGACGTACGTTGACAGCTCGCATGCCGAACTTTAGAGAGTCATTGATCGATAgcaagctcttcatcaattccaGCAAGTCTCTTCGATGAGCGCCACTCCTAACGAAGTCCTCCGATCCAACTGCCACGCCGTTGAACCCTCGATGGCTGCCAAATCCGGGCTCAGCAAGCAAAAAGTCTGCAAAGTTGTGCTGCTTCTCCGGGGATTGGTTCTTGATGGAGATTTTGTCATAGCCCTCCCACAACTTCGGGTCGATGAGTGCCATTGCCCTCGTCGTGTTGGGTCCCAGTGTAATGCCCGCCCCAATGGCATTCAGCTCAAGTGTGGCTTCGTAGATGGTGAAGGAGACGTTTCGGCGGCTGAGGCCAATGCCAAGTGCAAGACCGGCAATGCCTCCGCCGATTATTGCAATGTGAGGTTTTGCATTCTGTGTGTCCATGACGAAGATAAAGTACCTTCTTCCCGTCCACGGCCAGTTCTATCGTCAACGTACCAACCGACACCTGACTCGAGCAACGTTGCTGTGAATTGCAAATGGCAGTCCCAGATTTGGGCAAAGCCGGAGAATTGCGGGGTCTGGTTCCTGGTGTTGCAGGTATCATCCATTGATCCAAACCAGAAAGCTACATAAACTTTCGCAGATGCTCAGATCTGGACGGACTCCATAGCAGGAGTCAACATCTACCAAtttgccaatctt is a window of Pochonia chlamydosporia 170 chromosome 5, whole genome shotgun sequence DNA encoding:
- a CDS encoding mannitol 1-phosphate dehydrogenase (similar to Metarhizium acridum CQMa 102 XP_007811416.1); translation: MDTQNAKPHIAIIGGGIAGLALGIGLSRRNVSFTIYEATLELNAIGAGITLGPNTTRAMALIDPKLWEGYDKISIKNQSPEKQHNFADFLLAEPGFGSHRGFNGVAVGSEDFVRSGAHRRDLLELMKSLLSINDSLKFGMRAVNVRHVGQRVKVDFEDGHSVEVDAVVGCDGGKGITRKAVLQDKFPDQVQLTYSGRYVYRGLVPPGEAQRILGDYADDSKIFIDRGRYFAAYPLTNGGFNFLGGRQMNEEWTYSHSTQEVSKDAMVADFEGCDPRLLQLLEWAKPLKWGLFHHLSTPTYTNGRIALLGDVAHASTPHQGAGAGQCFEDALVLSHLLGQVRDVQEMEYAFGIYDSICRPRAQEIVRTSDETGRLYTMTHPECADDLVIILDNLSKRFQWIWTHDLQADLARANERLKELRGR